From Permianibacter aggregans, a single genomic window includes:
- a CDS encoding Mbeg1-like protein produces the protein MLLRFLFFVFVAGFSVELSASVRGCDPQYLRQAYSEAHQFAAIEGAPYALLANNAYATAGMRFQLPAGWQSLKQSSEQRQIGLQYELFGWQENGQVKRLALAFRGTDELIDWWHGAITGTQYQQALAIATEIRRQYAGLPLVVTGHSLGGGLALHVSMQMERVSAYAFNPSPITRSPVKPVKNRRVVYWEYDDPLHYGRRLLMQVPDAVFWKFDFVKRDGHKSEVLAKGLLMLAALNNDEYAQTLVLNCDIDPLSR, from the coding sequence ATGTTGTTGCGTTTCCTATTTTTTGTGTTTGTCGCCGGTTTCAGCGTCGAATTGTCGGCGTCGGTCCGCGGCTGCGACCCTCAGTACCTGCGTCAGGCTTACAGCGAGGCTCATCAGTTTGCCGCCATAGAAGGCGCTCCCTATGCGCTGTTGGCCAACAATGCCTACGCCACCGCTGGTATGCGATTCCAGTTGCCGGCCGGCTGGCAGAGTTTGAAACAAAGCAGTGAACAGCGGCAAATTGGCCTGCAGTACGAACTGTTCGGTTGGCAGGAAAACGGCCAGGTGAAGCGGCTGGCGCTGGCTTTTCGTGGCACTGACGAGTTAATTGACTGGTGGCATGGCGCCATTACCGGCACTCAATATCAGCAAGCGCTGGCAATTGCCACCGAAATTCGCCGCCAGTATGCCGGCTTGCCGCTGGTTGTGACCGGCCACTCGCTCGGTGGTGGTCTGGCGCTGCATGTCTCGATGCAGATGGAACGGGTTTCCGCCTACGCCTTCAACCCGAGCCCGATTACCCGTAGCCCGGTCAAACCGGTGAAAAACCGTCGGGTGGTCTATTGGGAGTACGACGATCCGCTGCATTATGGTCGACGCTTGCTGATGCAGGTGCCGGATGCGGTGTTCTGGAAATTCGATTTCGTCAAACGCGATGGCCATAAATCGGAAGTGCTGGCCAAGGGCTTATTGATGCTGGCGGCACTGAACAATGACGAGTACGCGCAAACCTTGGTGCTCAACTGCGACATCGATCCGCTTAGCCGCTAA
- a CDS encoding LysR substrate-binding domain-containing protein has product MTLQQLRYLIAIADSSLNITMAAERVYATQPGISKQLKQLEDELGLRIFTRKGKSLDSITPAGEKIIERARIILREAGNIKALAADSRADAKGAITIATTHTQARFVLPGTLAKFRSRYPDVSLHIAQESDADIVAKVKSGAVEFGFSSSSGATPEGLIALPAYRWRRVVLVPKDHPLVQLKRALTLADLAKYSLISYDSSLNGESSLTRAFREQELEPRFACTARDADVIKTYVRAGMGVGILAEMAITPADREDLAVLTAPAAIPTCVTWILLRHNTLLRRYARQLMEWLVPHVAHHEIENIISGKQTVHSVLERAPLWTSSEKVSIAA; this is encoded by the coding sequence ATGACACTGCAACAATTACGCTACTTAATCGCTATTGCCGATTCCAGCCTGAACATCACGATGGCTGCCGAGCGGGTCTATGCCACCCAGCCCGGAATCTCGAAACAACTGAAACAACTCGAAGACGAACTTGGCCTGCGCATTTTCACCCGCAAAGGCAAGAGCCTCGACAGCATTACCCCGGCTGGTGAGAAGATCATCGAACGCGCCCGCATCATTCTGCGCGAGGCCGGCAACATCAAAGCTTTGGCCGCCGATTCCCGTGCTGACGCCAAAGGCGCGATAACCATCGCCACCACCCATACCCAAGCCCGATTTGTGCTGCCCGGCACCTTGGCCAAATTCCGCAGCCGCTACCCGGATGTGTCGCTACACATCGCCCAGGAAAGTGACGCCGATATCGTCGCGAAAGTGAAAAGCGGTGCCGTCGAATTTGGTTTTTCGTCGAGCAGTGGCGCGACCCCGGAAGGCTTGATTGCCCTGCCAGCCTATCGTTGGCGCCGAGTCGTGCTGGTCCCGAAAGACCATCCGTTGGTGCAGCTGAAACGCGCACTGACTCTGGCCGACTTGGCCAAATATTCCTTGATTAGTTACGACTCTTCGCTGAACGGCGAATCGTCACTGACTCGCGCCTTCCGCGAGCAGGAACTGGAACCACGTTTTGCCTGCACTGCACGCGATGCCGATGTGATCAAAACCTATGTCCGTGCCGGCATGGGCGTCGGTATTCTGGCCGAAATGGCCATTACCCCGGCTGACCGTGAAGATCTGGCGGTGCTGACGGCACCAGCGGCGATTCCAACCTGCGTCACCTGGATTCTGCTCCGCCACAACACACTGCTGCGCCGCTATGCGCGTCAGTTGATGGAATGGTTGGTACCACATGTCGCGCATCATGAAATCGAAAACATCATTTCCGGCAAGCAGACGGTGCACAGCGTGCTGGAACGCGCACCACTGTGGACCAGCAGTGAGAAAGTCAGCATTGCGGCGTGA
- a CDS encoding YdbL family protein: MKTMMHALFIALTLLASSVFAADLKSAKASGLVGEQNNGYLGIVVPNPPSDVQQMVNSVNEQRKAHFAQIAAKTGVSLDEAAKVFAKEAYERTESGHYLQDSNGKWVRK; this comes from the coding sequence ATGAAAACGATGATGCATGCCTTATTTATCGCGCTGACCTTGCTGGCCAGCAGCGTTTTCGCTGCCGATTTGAAGTCGGCGAAAGCCAGCGGTTTGGTTGGCGAACAGAACAATGGTTATCTCGGTATCGTGGTGCCGAATCCGCCTAGTGATGTGCAACAAATGGTCAACTCGGTCAACGAGCAGCGCAAAGCCCATTTTGCGCAAATCGCCGCGAAAACCGGCGTCTCTCTGGATGAGGCAGCGAAGGTGTTCGCCAAAGAAGCGTATGAACGCACCGAGTCCGGCCATTACCTGCAAGACAGTAATGGCAAATGGGTGAGGAAATAA
- the groES gene encoding co-chaperone GroES — protein sequence MNLRPLHDRVVVRRLEEERVSAGGIVIPDHAAEKPSKGEVLAVGPGKRLDNGEVASLSVKVGDKVLFGKYSGTEVKVDGKELVVLREEDLFAVIG from the coding sequence ATGAACCTACGTCCGTTGCACGACCGCGTCGTCGTCCGTCGTTTAGAAGAGGAGCGCGTCTCCGCCGGCGGTATCGTCATTCCTGACCACGCCGCAGAAAAACCCAGCAAAGGTGAAGTCCTGGCTGTTGGCCCGGGCAAGCGCTTGGACAATGGTGAAGTCGCTTCCTTGAGCGTCAAGGTCGGCGACAAGGTGCTGTTCGGCAAATACAGCGGCACCGAAGTGAAAGTCGACGGCAAAGAGCTGGTCGTACTGCGCGAAGAAGATCTGTTTGCCGTGATCGGTTAA
- a CDS encoding YnbE family lipoprotein, whose translation MSRVLLLLPLLACACTPTVRIEAPDKPIEINMNVNIKHEILVKVEKEVEKLFDENKGLF comes from the coding sequence ATGTCGCGCGTGTTGCTGTTATTGCCGTTGCTGGCCTGCGCCTGCACACCAACGGTGCGGATTGAAGCGCCGGACAAACCGATCGAGATCAACATGAATGTCAACATCAAGCATGAGATTCTGGTCAAGGTCGAAAAAGAAGTGGAAAAACTGTTCGACGAGAACAAAGGTTTATTCTAG
- the cysG gene encoding siroheme synthase CysG, with product MDYFPLFLRLQGKPVLLVGAGEVARRKLVLLRAAGAVVTVVAPDLSGIAAEYGDDAQVSLRQQAFAPEQLHGKWLVIAATNDPSVNAAVAHAAEAQQIWANVVDDTEQCSAIVPAIVDRSPVVIAISSGATAPVLARRIRAQLEALIDESVGTLAKLAQCWRETIKTRLPDVSARRRFWDAVLDSRLPTLLKNRRQQDAEQLLSDLLAQAETPQQRGHVSLVGAGPGDPGLLTLNAQRALQQADVIFYDQLVSPAVLELARRDAELISVGKKAGDHKTSQAAINALLVEHARQNKRVVRLKGGDPFIFGRGGEELEALAAEHISFDVVPGITAAIACAAYAGIPLTHRSHAQSVRFVTAHCQNSADTLDWANLAREQQTLAFYMGVAQLETIRTKLLEHGAAPTLPFAMIENGSRPEQRVITGHLSELPEQARKHQVQSPALLVIGDVAKLHHRLQWFNPETVRSENTQPERSVA from the coding sequence ATGGATTATTTCCCGCTGTTTTTGCGCTTGCAGGGCAAGCCTGTGCTATTGGTTGGCGCCGGTGAGGTTGCCCGGCGCAAACTGGTGTTGCTGCGTGCAGCCGGCGCCGTCGTCACCGTGGTCGCTCCCGATCTCTCGGGCATTGCCGCGGAATACGGCGACGATGCCCAGGTGTCGCTGCGGCAACAGGCCTTTGCTCCGGAACAACTGCACGGTAAATGGCTGGTGATCGCGGCCACCAATGACCCGAGCGTCAATGCTGCGGTTGCTCACGCCGCCGAAGCGCAGCAGATCTGGGCCAATGTCGTCGACGACACTGAACAATGCAGCGCCATTGTGCCGGCCATCGTCGACCGCTCACCGGTGGTTATCGCGATCAGTTCCGGTGCAACGGCGCCCGTTTTGGCGCGCCGGATTCGTGCGCAACTGGAAGCCTTGATCGATGAGTCGGTCGGCACGTTGGCGAAACTGGCGCAATGCTGGCGCGAAACCATTAAAACTCGTTTGCCTGATGTCTCCGCACGGCGCCGATTCTGGGATGCGGTGCTCGACAGTCGTTTACCGACCTTGCTCAAAAACCGGCGCCAGCAGGATGCCGAACAATTACTGTCGGACTTGCTCGCGCAAGCCGAAACACCGCAACAACGCGGCCATGTCAGCTTGGTCGGTGCCGGGCCTGGCGATCCGGGTTTGCTGACCTTGAATGCCCAGCGCGCACTGCAGCAAGCCGATGTCATCTTTTATGATCAGTTGGTCAGTCCGGCGGTGTTGGAACTGGCCAGACGCGACGCCGAATTGATCAGCGTTGGCAAAAAAGCCGGCGATCATAAAACCTCGCAAGCCGCGATTAATGCGCTGCTGGTGGAACACGCCAGACAAAACAAGCGCGTGGTGCGTTTGAAAGGCGGCGATCCATTTATTTTTGGTCGTGGTGGCGAAGAACTGGAAGCGCTGGCCGCCGAACATATTTCGTTCGATGTTGTGCCCGGCATCACCGCCGCGATTGCCTGCGCCGCGTATGCCGGTATTCCTTTAACTCATCGTTCACATGCGCAATCGGTGCGTTTCGTCACCGCCCATTGCCAGAATTCCGCTGACACGCTCGATTGGGCAAATTTGGCCCGTGAACAACAAACGCTGGCGTTCTATATGGGCGTCGCGCAATTGGAAACCATTCGCACGAAATTGCTGGAACATGGCGCTGCGCCAACGCTGCCGTTCGCCATGATCGAAAACGGTAGCCGACCGGAACAGCGGGTAATTACCGGTCATTTATCGGAATTGCCGGAACAAGCACGTAAGCATCAAGTGCAATCGCCGGCATTGCTGGTGATCGGCGATGTTGCGAAACTGCATCATCGTTTACAGTGGTTCAATCCTGAAACAGTCCGCTCAGAAAATACGCAACCGGAGCGCAGCGTTGCCTGA
- the groL gene encoding chaperonin GroEL (60 kDa chaperone family; promotes refolding of misfolded polypeptides especially under stressful conditions; forms two stacked rings of heptamers to form a barrel-shaped 14mer; ends can be capped by GroES; misfolded proteins enter the barrel where they are refolded when GroES binds) translates to MAAKDVRFGDDARAKMLAGVNVLANAVKVTLGPKGRNVVLDKSFGAPTITKDGVSVAKEIELENKFENMGAQMVKEVASQTSDVAGDGTTTATVLAQAILTEGMKLVAAGMNPMDLKRGIDKASGVIVEELKKISKPCSDDKSIAQVGTISANSDEQIGRIIADAMKKVGKEGVITVEEGSGLENELNVVEGMQFDRGYLSPYFINKQDTMSAELENPFVLLVDKKISNIRDLLPVLEGVAKAGKPLLIIAEDVEGEALATLVVNTLRGIVKVAAVKAPGFGDRRKAMLEDIAVLTGGTVISEEIGLTLEKATLNDLGQAKRVQITKENTTIIDGAGDSKTIEARVKQIRAQIEETSSDYDREKLQERVAKLAGGVAVIKVGAATEVEMKEKKARVEDALHATRAAVEEGIVPGGGVALVRALNALEGLKGINSDQDAGIGLLKRAVTAPLRQIVTNAGEEASVVLDKVVGGKGNFGYNAATGEYGDMVEFGILDPTKVTRSALQNAASVAGLMLTTEAMVSELPKKEAAPAMPPGGMGGMDF, encoded by the coding sequence ATGGCAGCTAAAGACGTACGCTTCGGCGACGACGCCCGCGCCAAGATGCTGGCCGGCGTTAATGTTCTGGCCAACGCGGTAAAAGTCACCCTGGGCCCGAAAGGCCGCAACGTAGTGCTGGACAAGAGCTTCGGCGCTCCGACCATCACCAAAGACGGTGTTTCCGTCGCCAAAGAAATCGAACTGGAAAACAAGTTCGAAAACATGGGCGCGCAAATGGTCAAGGAAGTCGCTTCTCAGACTTCCGATGTCGCCGGTGACGGCACCACGACCGCCACCGTGCTGGCGCAAGCCATTCTGACTGAAGGCATGAAGCTGGTTGCCGCCGGCATGAACCCGATGGATCTGAAGCGCGGTATCGACAAGGCTTCCGGCGTTATCGTTGAAGAGCTGAAGAAAATCTCCAAGCCATGCTCCGATGACAAATCGATCGCCCAGGTTGGCACTATCTCTGCCAACAGCGACGAGCAAATCGGTCGCATCATTGCCGACGCGATGAAGAAAGTCGGTAAAGAAGGCGTCATCACTGTAGAAGAAGGTTCGGGTCTCGAGAACGAACTGAACGTGGTTGAAGGTATGCAGTTCGACCGCGGCTACCTGTCGCCGTACTTCATCAACAAGCAAGACACGATGAGCGCCGAGCTGGAAAACCCGTTCGTGCTGTTGGTCGACAAGAAAATCTCCAACATCCGCGATCTGTTGCCGGTGCTGGAAGGCGTTGCCAAAGCTGGCAAGCCGCTGCTGATCATCGCTGAAGATGTTGAAGGCGAAGCGCTGGCCACCCTGGTCGTCAACACTCTGCGCGGTATTGTCAAAGTCGCTGCCGTCAAAGCCCCAGGCTTCGGCGATCGCCGCAAAGCCATGCTGGAAGACATCGCTGTATTGACCGGCGGTACCGTCATTTCCGAAGAAATCGGTCTGACCCTGGAAAAAGCCACGCTGAACGATCTGGGTCAAGCCAAGCGCGTGCAAATCACCAAAGAAAACACCACGATCATCGATGGTGCCGGTGACAGCAAAACCATCGAAGCCCGCGTCAAGCAAATCCGCGCCCAAATCGAAGAAACTTCTTCCGATTACGATCGCGAAAAACTGCAAGAGCGCGTGGCCAAACTGGCTGGCGGTGTTGCCGTGATCAAAGTCGGTGCCGCTACCGAAGTGGAAATGAAAGAGAAGAAAGCCCGCGTTGAAGACGCGCTGCACGCCACCCGTGCTGCCGTTGAAGAAGGCATCGTCCCTGGCGGCGGTGTTGCGCTGGTGCGTGCCCTGAACGCGCTGGAAGGCTTGAAAGGTATCAACTCCGATCAAGACGCCGGTATCGGCCTGTTGAAGCGTGCGGTTACTGCGCCGTTGCGTCAAATCGTGACCAACGCCGGCGAAGAAGCCAGTGTCGTGCTGGACAAAGTCGTTGGTGGCAAAGGTAACTTCGGTTACAACGCTGCCACTGGTGAGTACGGCGACATGGTCGAGTTCGGTATTCTGGATCCGACCAAAGTCACTCGCAGCGCGCTGCAAAACGCTGCCTCGGTTGCTGGCCTGATGCTGACCACTGAAGCCATGGTTTCCGAGCTGCCGAAGAAAGAAGCCGCTCCGGCCATGCCGCCTGGCGGTATGGGTGGCATGGATTTCTAA